A stretch of Shewanella dokdonensis DNA encodes these proteins:
- the pyrE gene encoding orotate phosphoribosyltransferase: protein MKAYQREFIEFALQRNVLRFGEFTLKSGRNSPYFFNAGLFNTGGDLARLGRFYAAALVDAGIEYDLLFGPAYKGIPIATTTAVALAEHHGIDIPYCFNRKEKKDHGEGGNLVGSDLKGKVMLVDDVITAGTAIRESMEIIQANGASLAGVLIALDRQEKGRSELSAIQEVERDFGCHIVAIIKLADLIAYLSEQPGMESELAAVQAYRQQYGI, encoded by the coding sequence GTGAAAGCCTATCAGCGAGAGTTTATTGAATTTGCCTTACAACGTAATGTGCTGCGTTTTGGTGAGTTCACTTTGAAATCTGGTCGTAACAGCCCCTATTTTTTCAATGCTGGATTATTTAATACCGGTGGCGATCTCGCGCGTTTAGGGCGTTTTTATGCGGCGGCTTTAGTTGATGCAGGCATTGAATACGATCTGTTGTTTGGCCCGGCATATAAAGGTATCCCCATCGCTACAACCACGGCGGTGGCATTAGCTGAACATCATGGTATCGATATCCCCTACTGTTTTAATCGTAAAGAAAAGAAAGATCACGGTGAGGGTGGCAACCTAGTCGGTAGTGACCTTAAAGGTAAGGTGATGCTGGTTGATGATGTGATTACGGCGGGTACCGCAATCCGTGAATCCATGGAGATTATTCAGGCCAATGGTGCATCGCTGGCAGGGGTGTTAATTGCTTTGGATCGCCAGGAAAAAGGCCGCAGTGAATTATCGGCAATTCAGGAAGTCGAGCGTGATTTTGGCTGTCATATTGTGGCGATAATTAAGTTGGCGGATCTAATCGCTTACCTTAGCGAGCAACCGGGCATGGAAAGCGAACTGGCGGCCGTTCAAGCTTACCGTCAGCAATATGGGATATAA
- the rph gene encoding ribonuclease PH codes for MRPSTRTPAQIRPVTITRQYTAHAEGSVLVEFGNTKVLCTASFEEGVPRFLKGQGQGWVTAEYGMLPRSTHSRMDREAARGKQSGRTQEIQRLIGRSLRAAVDMKLLGENTIVIDCDVIQADGGTRTAAITGGCVALVDALNWARAKGVIKTNPLKFLIAAVSVGIFDGEPVCDLEYVEDSAAETDMNVVMTETGKIVEVQGTAEGEPFSHEELASLLELAKHGIREIVDVQKAALS; via the coding sequence ATGCGCCCCAGCACCAGAACACCGGCTCAAATCCGTCCGGTAACTATTACCCGTCAATATACTGCTCATGCTGAAGGCTCAGTGTTGGTTGAGTTTGGCAATACCAAAGTATTGTGTACTGCGAGTTTTGAAGAAGGCGTGCCGCGTTTTCTGAAGGGGCAAGGGCAGGGCTGGGTGACTGCTGAATATGGTATGTTGCCGCGTTCAACCCATAGCCGTATGGATCGTGAAGCCGCCCGGGGCAAACAGTCTGGTAGAACTCAAGAGATCCAGCGACTGATTGGTCGTTCGCTGCGGGCTGCGGTTGATATGAAACTGCTGGGCGAAAACACTATTGTTATCGACTGTGATGTGATCCAGGCCGATGGTGGCACCAGAACAGCGGCAATTACCGGTGGTTGTGTGGCGTTGGTTGATGCGCTGAATTGGGCGCGCGCTAAAGGTGTCATTAAGACGAATCCGCTTAAGTTCCTGATCGCTGCCGTGAGCGTGGGTATCTTTGATGGTGAACCTGTGTGCGATCTGGAATACGTGGAAGACAGCGCTGCCGAGACCGATATGAATGTGGTCATGACCGAAACCGGTAAGATTGTGGAAGTACAGGGCACCGCAGAAGGTGAACCTTTTAGTCATGAAGAATTAGCGAGCTTGCTGGAATTAGCCAAACATGGCATTCGCGAAATTGTTGACGTGCAGAAAGCCGCATTAAGTTAA
- a CDS encoding IS3 family transposase (programmed frameshift), producing the protein MATSTNSSRKRTQRDYTLAFKLGVVERVEKGEMTYKQAQQRFGIQGKTTVLVWLRKHGRLDWSKPFQHPLMPNSKETPAQTIKRLERELAEEKLRNQILNGMVDIMDNEYGAGLRKKVLIRYVWQAKTQREINLAAACRAASISRQSVYQAVARMESRRAELSVIKDWVLYWRKYMPRLGTRKLYSLIKPKLVEHDIKLGRDGFFTYLRREGLLVKPKKSYTKTTFSKHWMKKHPNLLKVEGLHDAEHVLVSDITYLESDQGVHYLSLVTDAVSRKIVGHHLSTDMKADGVVKALKMAVRDKRYIANAVYHSDRGVQYCSAVYQDELIANHIQPSMTDGYDCYQNALAERVNGILKQEFFLYRCKTLEELKIVVRESIAIYNEMRPHLSLDMATPNQVHNRKGQLRELA; encoded by the exons ATGGCGACATCAACTAACTCAAGCCGTAAGCGCACGCAACGTGATTACACCTTAGCCTTTAAATTAGGTGTCGTAGAGCGTGTCGAAAAAGGCGAAATGACGTACAAACAAGCCCAGCAGCGCTTTGGCATTCAGGGCAAGACAACCGTACTCGTTTGGCTCAGAAAGCATGGTAGACTCGATTGGTCGAAACCTTTTCAGCATCCCCTTATGCCTAATTCAAAAGAAACCCCAGCACAAACTATCAAGCGCCTTGAGCGTGAGCTAGCCGAAGAGAAACTGCGTAACCAAATCCTCAATGGTATGGTCGATATCATGGATAATGAATACGGAGCTGGTTTAAGAAA AAAAGTACTTATCCGGTATGTCTGGCAAGCCAAAACCCAAAGAGAAATAAACTTAGCCGCAGCATGTCGTGCAGCCAGTATTTCAAGGCAAAGTGTCTATCAAGCAGTAGCTCGAATGGAAAGCCGAAGAGCTGAACTATCGGTCATCAAAGACTGGGTTCTGTACTGGCGTAAATATATGCCGAGGTTAGGGACGCGTAAGCTCTATTCGTTGATAAAGCCCAAGTTGGTTGAACATGATATTAAACTGGGGAGAGACGGTTTTTTTACCTATTTGAGGCGTGAAGGTTTACTGGTTAAACCCAAGAAAAGCTACACAAAAACCACATTTAGCAAGCACTGGATGAAAAAGCATCCTAACTTACTGAAAGTGGAAGGGCTGCATGATGCAGAGCATGTGTTGGTCAGCGATATCACCTATCTTGAGTCAGACCAAGGCGTGCACTATTTGTCACTGGTTACCGATGCCGTATCACGCAAAATAGTCGGTCATCACTTGAGTACAGACATGAAAGCAGACGGTGTGGTGAAAGCGCTGAAAATGGCGGTTAGGGATAAGCGCTATATCGCTAATGCAGTGTATCACTCAGACCGGGGAGTGCAATATTGCTCAGCCGTTTATCAGGATGAACTGATAGCGAACCATATTCAGCCGTCAATGACAGACGGTTATGATTGCTATCAAAATGCACTAGCGGAAAGAGTCAATGGCATACTGAAGCAAGAGTTTTTCCTGTATCGATGTAAAACGCTGGAAGAGCTGAAGATAGTTGTTCGAGAATCGATAGCGATATATAACGAAATGAGACCGCACCTGAGTTTAGATATGGCAACCCCCAACCAGGTGCACAATAGAAAAGGCCAGCTACGGGAGCTGGCCTAA
- the rplQ gene encoding 50S ribosomal protein L17: MRHRKSGRQLNRNSSHRQAMFRNMASSLVRHEIIVTTLVKAKELRRVVEPLITLAKSDSVANRRLAFARTRDEDVVGKLFNELGPRYLERQGGYTRILKCGLRTGDKAPMAYIELVGRPETAEVVEAEAAAE; the protein is encoded by the coding sequence ATGCGCCATCGTAAGAGTGGTCGTCAACTTAACCGCAACAGCAGCCACCGCCAGGCCATGTTCCGTAACATGGCTAGCTCACTGGTTCGTCACGAAATCATCGTGACGACTCTGGTGAAGGCAAAAGAACTGCGTCGCGTAGTTGAACCTTTGATTACACTTGCTAAGAGTGACAGCGTTGCAAATCGTCGTCTGGCGTTTGCCCGCACCCGCGACGAAGACGTCGTTGGTAAATTGTTTAACGAACTGGGTCCTCGTTACCTGGAACGTCAGGGTGGTTACACCCGTATCCTGAAATGTGGTCTGCGTACTGGTGATAAAGCCCCTATGGCTTATATCGAGCTGGTAGGTCGTCCAGAAACTGCTGAAGTTGTAGAAGCCGAAGCAGCTGCTGAATAA
- a CDS encoding DNA-directed RNA polymerase subunit alpha, with amino-acid sequence MQGSVTEFLKPRLVDIEQVNPTRAKVTLEPLERGFGHTLGNALRRILLSSMPGCAVTEVEIDGVLHEYSSKEGVQEDILEILLNLKGLAVIIEGKDEALLTLSKTGAGPVTAADITHDGDVTIVNPDHVICHLTGNHGISMRIRVERGRGYVPASARAQTEEDDRPIGRLLVDASFSPVERIAYNVEAARVEQRTDLDKLVIDMTTNGTIDPEEAIRRSATILAEQLDAFVELRDVSEPEKKEEKPEFDPILLRPVDDLELTVRSANCLKAEAIHYIGDLVQRTEVELLKTPNLGKKSLTEIKDVLASRGLSLGMRLENWPPASLADDL; translated from the coding sequence ATGCAGGGTTCTGTTACAGAATTTCTTAAACCGCGTCTCGTAGATATCGAGCAGGTTAACCCAACTCGTGCCAAGGTAACACTAGAGCCGCTGGAACGTGGTTTTGGTCACACTTTAGGTAACGCGTTGCGTCGCATCCTATTGTCGTCTATGCCCGGCTGCGCGGTTACCGAAGTCGAGATCGACGGTGTACTGCACGAATACAGCAGTAAGGAAGGCGTACAAGAAGATATCCTCGAGATATTGCTAAACCTTAAAGGGTTGGCGGTTATCATTGAGGGTAAAGACGAGGCTTTGCTCACCCTGAGCAAAACCGGCGCAGGCCCTGTTACCGCTGCAGACATCACCCATGATGGTGATGTGACAATCGTAAATCCTGATCACGTTATCTGTCATCTGACAGGTAATCACGGCATCAGCATGCGTATTCGTGTTGAACGTGGTCGTGGTTATGTGCCGGCTTCTGCCCGCGCTCAGACCGAGGAAGACGATCGTCCTATCGGCCGTTTGCTGGTCGATGCTTCTTTCTCACCTGTTGAACGCATCGCCTACAATGTAGAAGCGGCCCGTGTTGAACAGCGTACAGACCTGGATAAACTGGTTATCGATATGACCACTAACGGTACTATCGATCCTGAAGAAGCGATTCGTCGTTCTGCGACCATTCTGGCTGAACAGCTGGATGCGTTTGTAGAATTGCGTGATGTTTCTGAACCAGAGAAGAAAGAAGAAAAACCGGAATTCGATCCGATTTTGTTGCGTCCTGTCGACGATTTAGAGCTCACTGTACGTTCGGCTAACTGTCTGAAAGCCGAAGCGATTCATTACATCGGTGATCTAGTACAACGTACAGAAGTTGAGTTGCTGAAAACGCCTAACCTGGGTAAGAAATCACTTACCGAGATCAAAGACGTATTGGCTTCTCGCGGACTTTCTTTGGGTATGCGTCTGGAAAACTGGCCTCCAGCTAGTTTAGCAGATGACCTGTAA
- the rpsD gene encoding 30S ribosomal protein S4: MARYLGPKLKLSRREGTDLFLKSGVRAIDSKCKLETAPGQHGARKPRLSDYGLQLREKQKVRRIYGVLEKQFRNYYKEAARLKGNTGENLLQLLEARLDNVVYRMGFGATRAEARQLVSHKSIMVNGRVVNIPSFKVSANDVVSVREKSQKQARIKAALEVAGQREKPTWIEVDSAKMEGAFKRLPERSDLSAEINEQLIVELYSK, from the coding sequence ATGGCAAGATACTTGGGTCCCAAGCTCAAGCTCAGCCGTAGGGAAGGTACAGACCTGTTCCTGAAAAGCGGTGTGAGAGCAATCGATTCGAAGTGTAAGCTGGAAACAGCACCTGGACAGCATGGCGCACGTAAGCCACGTCTGTCTGATTATGGTTTGCAGCTGCGTGAGAAACAAAAAGTTCGTCGTATTTACGGTGTGTTGGAAAAGCAATTCCGTAACTATTACAAAGAAGCTGCACGTCTGAAAGGCAACACTGGTGAAAACCTGTTGCAACTTCTGGAAGCCCGTCTGGATAACGTTGTTTATCGTATGGGTTTCGGCGCGACTCGTGCAGAAGCACGTCAGCTGGTTAGCCATAAGTCAATTATGGTAAACGGTCGTGTTGTTAACATTCCGTCATTCAAAGTGTCTGCGAATGATGTGGTAAGCGTGCGTGAAAAGTCTCAGAAGCAAGCTCGTATTAAGGCTGCTCTGGAAGTGGCTGGTCAACGCGAAAAGCCTACCTGGATTGAAGTCGACAGCGCAAAAATGGAAGGTGCATTCAAGCGCCTGCCAGAACGTAGCGATTTGTCTGCGGAAATTAACGAACAGCTGATCGTCGAGCTTTACTCTAAGTAA
- the rpsK gene encoding 30S ribosomal protein S11, whose protein sequence is MAKVPSRSPRKRVRKQVADGMAHIHASFNNTIVTITDRQGNALAWATAGGSGFRGSRKSTPFAAQVAAERAGTAAQDYGVKHLEVFVKGPGPGRESAIRALNAVGYKITNITDVTPIPHNGCRPPKKRRV, encoded by the coding sequence ATGGCTAAAGTTCCGTCACGTTCTCCGCGCAAGCGCGTACGTAAACAGGTTGCGGATGGCATGGCTCATATCCATGCTTCTTTTAACAACACAATCGTAACTATCACAGACCGTCAAGGTAATGCTTTGGCTTGGGCAACTGCCGGTGGTTCAGGTTTCCGTGGTTCACGTAAATCTACTCCATTCGCAGCTCAGGTTGCTGCTGAGCGCGCAGGTACTGCTGCTCAGGATTACGGTGTTAAGCACCTTGAAGTTTTCGTGAAGGGTCCAGGTCCAGGTCGTGAATCAGCCATTCGTGCGCTGAACGCTGTTGGTTATAAAATTACCAACATCACTGATGTGACGCCTATCCCTCATAACGGTTGTCGTCCTCCTAAAAAACGCCGCGTGTAA
- the rpsM gene encoding 30S ribosomal protein S13, with product MARIAGINIPDQKHAVIALTAIYGIGRTRAKAICAATSIAEDAKIKELSDAQIDTLREEVAKYTVEGDLRREVSMNIKRLMDLGCYRGLRHRRSLPVRGQRTKTNARTRKGPRKPIKK from the coding sequence GTGGCCCGTATCGCTGGCATTAACATTCCTGATCAGAAGCACGCAGTCATCGCTTTGACTGCCATCTACGGTATCGGTCGTACCCGCGCTAAAGCTATTTGCGCGGCTACTTCAATTGCCGAAGACGCAAAGATCAAGGAATTGAGCGACGCTCAAATCGATACCCTACGCGAAGAAGTTGCCAAATACACTGTAGAAGGTGACTTGCGACGCGAAGTTTCTATGAACATCAAGCGTCTAATGGACCTTGGTTGTTATCGTGGTCTTCGCCATCGTCGTAGCCTGCCTGTTCGTGGGCAACGTACTAAGACCAATGCGCGTACCCGCAAAGGTCCACGTAAACCAATTAAGAAGTAA
- the rpmJ gene encoding 50S ribosomal protein L36 — translation MKVRTSVKKICRNCKIVKRNGVVRVICVEPKHKQRQG, via the coding sequence ATGAAAGTTCGAACTTCCGTGAAGAAGATCTGCCGTAATTGCAAGATCGTCAAGCGTAACGGCGTTGTTCGCGTCATTTGTGTTGAACCAAAACACAAACAGCGTCAAGGCTAA
- the secY gene encoding preprotein translocase subunit SecY, with translation MAKPGLDLKSAKGGLSELKARLLFVIGAIIVFRAGSFVPIPGIDAAVLAELFNQQKGTILGMFNMFSGGALSRASIFALGIMPYISASIIMQLLTVVHPALAELKKEGESGRKKISQYTRWGTLILATFQSIGIATGLPNLVSGLVVNPGFGFYFVAVISLVTGTMFLMWLGEQITERGIGNGISILIFAGIVAGLPKAIGQTAEQARQGDLNVLVLLLIGVIVFAVTYFVVFVERGQRRIVVNYAKRQQGRKVFAAQSTHLPLKVNMAGVIPPIFASSIILFPGTLAQWFGQNPALSWLSDFSLAVSPGQPLYSLLYAAAIIFFCFFYTALVFNPRETADNLKKSGAFIPGIRPGEQTSRYIDKVMTRLTLAGALYITFICLIPEFMLITWKVQFYFGGTSLLIMVVVIMDFMAQVQTHMMSHQYESVMKKANLVTKANFDRFGR, from the coding sequence ATGGCAAAACCAGGACTTGATTTAAAAAGCGCGAAAGGTGGACTTTCTGAATTGAAAGCTCGCCTCCTGTTCGTGATTGGCGCAATTATTGTGTTCCGTGCCGGTTCCTTTGTGCCAATTCCTGGTATTGATGCCGCCGTATTGGCTGAGCTGTTTAATCAGCAGAAAGGCACCATCCTGGGCATGTTTAACATGTTCTCGGGTGGGGCCTTGTCCCGTGCGTCCATTTTTGCATTAGGGATCATGCCTTACATTTCGGCATCGATCATTATGCAGTTGTTGACAGTGGTGCATCCTGCACTTGCTGAACTGAAAAAGGAAGGCGAGTCAGGACGTAAAAAAATCAGTCAATATACCCGATGGGGCACATTGATTTTAGCTACGTTCCAATCTATTGGTATCGCAACAGGGTTGCCAAACCTGGTCTCCGGCCTGGTCGTTAACCCAGGTTTTGGTTTTTACTTTGTTGCGGTTATCAGTTTAGTCACTGGCACCATGTTCCTGATGTGGCTTGGTGAACAGATTACTGAACGTGGTATTGGCAACGGTATCTCAATCCTGATTTTTGCGGGGATTGTGGCCGGCTTGCCAAAAGCTATTGGACAAACTGCTGAACAGGCTCGTCAAGGCGACTTGAACGTATTGGTATTGCTGTTAATTGGTGTGATTGTCTTTGCCGTCACTTATTTTGTGGTGTTTGTAGAACGTGGTCAGCGCCGTATTGTCGTTAACTACGCTAAGCGCCAGCAAGGCCGTAAGGTGTTTGCTGCACAATCTACTCACTTACCGCTGAAAGTGAACATGGCTGGGGTTATCCCACCAATTTTTGCGTCCAGCATAATTTTGTTCCCGGGTACACTGGCTCAGTGGTTCGGACAAAATCCAGCATTGTCATGGTTGAGTGATTTCTCTCTGGCCGTGTCTCCTGGACAGCCGCTGTACTCATTATTGTATGCGGCAGCAATTATTTTCTTCTGTTTCTTCTATACCGCGTTGGTGTTTAATCCACGCGAAACAGCGGATAACCTGAAGAAAAGCGGTGCGTTCATTCCAGGGATCCGTCCCGGCGAACAAACTTCGCGTTACATTGATAAAGTGATGACCCGCCTGACTTTGGCCGGTGCGTTGTATATCACCTTTATCTGTTTAATTCCGGAGTTCATGCTAATCACTTGGAAGGTACAGTTCTATTTTGGCGGTACCTCACTACTGATTATGGTAGTGGTGATCATGGACTTCATGGCTCAGGTTCAGACCCATATGATGTCTCATCAATATGAGTCTGTGATGAAGAAAGCTAACCTAGTGACTAAAGCGAATTTCGATCGCTTCGGTCGTTAA
- the rplO gene encoding 50S ribosomal protein L15: protein MRLNTLSPAAGSKAAGKRVGRGIGSGLGKTAGRGHKGLKSRSGGKVRIGFEGGQMPLKIRLPKFGFTSRIAMVTAEVRIGELAKVNGDVVDLNALKDANLITRNIQFAKIVLSGTIERPVTVRGLKVTKGARAAIEAAGGKIEE, encoded by the coding sequence ATGCGTCTGAATACTTTATCTCCAGCAGCGGGCTCTAAAGCCGCTGGCAAACGCGTAGGCCGTGGTATCGGTTCTGGTTTAGGTAAAACTGCTGGTCGCGGCCATAAAGGTCTTAAATCACGCAGTGGCGGCAAAGTCCGCATCGGTTTTGAAGGCGGTCAGATGCCGTTGAAAATCCGTTTGCCTAAATTTGGCTTTACCTCGCGTATCGCTATGGTAACTGCTGAAGTTCGCATCGGCGAACTGGCAAAAGTTAACGGTGATGTTGTCGACCTGAACGCACTGAAAGATGCGAATCTCATTACTCGCAACATCCAGTTTGCGAAAATTGTTCTTTCAGGTACCATTGAGCGCCCAGTGACCGTACGCGGTCTGAAGGTTACCAAAGGTGCACGTGCAGCTATTGAAGCTGCCGGTGGAAAGATCGAGGAATAA
- the rpmD gene encoding 50S ribosomal protein L30, with protein MATKTIKVTQTKSAIGRLPKHRATLTGLGLRRIGHTVELEDTPAIRGMINKVYYMVKVED; from the coding sequence ATGGCTACTAAAACAATCAAAGTAACTCAGACTAAAAGTGCTATTGGTCGTTTGCCAAAGCACAGAGCAACCTTAACAGGTCTCGGTCTGCGTCGTATTGGTCACACAGTGGAACTGGAAGATACTCCAGCTATCCGCGGTATGATCAATAAGGTCTACTACATGGTAAAGGTGGAGGACTAA
- the rpsE gene encoding 30S ribosomal protein S5: protein MAKVETQQKDDLQEKLIAVNRVSKVVKGGRIFSFTALTVVGDGNGKIGFGYGKAREVPAAIQKAMEKARRSMVNVELHEGTLHHPVKGRHSGSRVYMQPASEGTGIIAGGAMRAVLEVAGVHNVLSKAYGSTNPINIVRATVDALVNMKSPAQIAAKRGLNVDEIRG, encoded by the coding sequence ATGGCTAAAGTAGAAACTCAGCAGAAAGACGATCTGCAAGAAAAGCTGATTGCAGTCAATCGTGTTTCTAAAGTAGTTAAAGGTGGTCGTATCTTCAGTTTTACTGCACTGACAGTTGTGGGTGACGGTAACGGTAAGATCGGCTTCGGCTACGGTAAAGCGCGCGAAGTTCCAGCTGCTATTCAAAAAGCAATGGAAAAAGCCCGTCGCAGCATGGTTAACGTTGAACTACATGAAGGTACCTTGCACCATCCAGTGAAAGGCCGTCATTCAGGTTCTCGCGTATATATGCAACCTGCTTCTGAGGGTACCGGTATTATCGCCGGTGGCGCTATGCGTGCCGTATTGGAAGTAGCAGGCGTTCATAACGTTCTGTCAAAAGCATACGGCTCTACTAACCCGATCAACATCGTTCGTGCAACTGTAGATGCGCTGGTGAACATGAAGTCACCTGCACAGATCGCAGCTAAGCGTGGCCTGAATGTTGACGAAATTCGGGGGTAA
- the rplR gene encoding 50S ribosomal protein L18, with product MDKKTSRLRRATRTRKKIQELGVNRLVVHRTPRHIYAQVINPEAQVVAAASTVENAVKEQLKYTGNVDAAKAVGKAIAERAIEKGVTVVAFDRSGFKYHGRVAALAEAAREAGLQF from the coding sequence ATGGATAAGAAAACTTCTCGCTTGCGTCGTGCCACTCGCACCCGCAAGAAGATCCAAGAGCTGGGCGTTAACCGTCTGGTTGTACATCGTACACCGCGTCACATTTACGCTCAGGTAATCAACCCTGAAGCTCAGGTGGTTGCTGCTGCGTCTACCGTTGAAAATGCGGTAAAAGAGCAGCTGAAATATACCGGCAACGTAGATGCGGCAAAGGCAGTAGGCAAAGCTATTGCTGAACGCGCGATCGAGAAAGGTGTCACTGTGGTGGCTTTCGATCGTTCTGGTTTCAAGTATCACGGTCGTGTTGCTGCTCTGGCAGAAGCCGCTCGTGAAGCTGGCCTCCAGTTCTAA
- the rplF gene encoding 50S ribosomal protein L6 yields MSRVAKAPVSIPAGVEVTLKDHSITVKGGKGSLTRVINSAVKVAVDNGHVTFGPVEGYENAWAQAGTARALVNNMVVGVTQGFEKKLKLVGVGYRAKVTGSDLDLTLGFSHPLVHKLPAGVTAECPSQTDIVLKSIDKELVGQVAAEIRGYRPPEPYKGKGVRYDDENVRRKEAKKK; encoded by the coding sequence ATGTCTCGTGTAGCAAAAGCACCAGTCTCTATTCCTGCCGGCGTAGAGGTGACTTTAAAAGATCACAGCATTACCGTGAAAGGCGGTAAGGGCAGTCTGACTCGAGTAATCAACAGCGCTGTTAAAGTAGCCGTAGACAATGGCCATGTGACTTTTGGTCCTGTTGAAGGTTACGAAAACGCTTGGGCCCAGGCTGGTACAGCCCGTGCCTTGGTCAACAACATGGTTGTTGGTGTAACTCAAGGTTTTGAAAAGAAACTGAAACTTGTCGGTGTAGGTTATCGTGCCAAAGTAACTGGTAGCGACCTGGACCTGACTTTAGGTTTCTCTCATCCACTGGTTCACAAATTGCCAGCAGGCGTTACAGCTGAATGCCCAAGCCAGACTGACATCGTACTGAAAAGTATCGACAAAGAACTGGTAGGTCAGGTTGCGGCTGAAATTCGTGGTTATCGTCCACCAGAGCCTTATAAGGGCAAGGGTGTTCGCTACGATGACGAAAACGTACGCCGTAAAGAGGCTAAGAAGAAGTAA
- the rpsN gene encoding 30S ribosomal protein S14 produces the protein MAKQSMKAREVKRAKLVAKYAEKRAALKVMIASPATSDEERWDAVLKLQALPRDSSASRQRNRCNQTGRPHGYLRKFGLSRIKLREATMRGEVPGLRKASW, from the coding sequence ATGGCAAAACAATCAATGAAAGCACGTGAAGTAAAGCGTGCCAAACTCGTGGCCAAGTACGCTGAAAAGCGTGCAGCGCTGAAGGTTATGATCGCAAGCCCAGCTACTTCTGATGAAGAGCGTTGGGATGCTGTCCTGAAGCTGCAAGCTTTACCACGTGATTCCAGCGCATCGCGTCAACGCAATCGCTGTAATCAAACTGGTCGCCCACATGGTTACCTGCGCAAGTTCGGCCTGAGCCGTATCAAGTTGCGTGAAGCCACCATGCGCGGTGAAGTTCCTGGTCTGCGTAAGGCCAGCTGGTAA
- the rplE gene encoding 50S ribosomal protein L5, whose translation MAKLHDKYKETVIAELTKKFGYSSVMQVPRIEKITLNMGVGEAVADKKVMESAVRDMTAIAGQKPVVTVARKSVAGFKIREGYPIGCKVTLRGERMWEFLERLIDIAIPRIRDFRGLSSKSFDGRGNYAMGVREQIIFPEIDYDKIDKIRGMDIVITTTANTDEEGRALLNAFNFPFKR comes from the coding sequence ATGGCGAAACTGCATGATAAGTACAAAGAGACTGTTATCGCTGAACTGACCAAGAAGTTCGGTTATTCCAGTGTCATGCAAGTCCCTCGGATTGAGAAAATCACCCTGAACATGGGTGTAGGCGAAGCAGTTGCTGATAAAAAAGTCATGGAAAGTGCTGTCCGTGACATGACTGCTATTGCCGGTCAGAAACCCGTTGTAACTGTTGCTCGTAAATCAGTTGCCGGTTTCAAAATCCGTGAAGGCTACCCTATTGGTTGTAAAGTGACCCTGCGCGGCGAACGTATGTGGGAATTCCTTGAGCGATTGATTGATATCGCTATTCCCCGTATTCGTGACTTCCGTGGTCTGAGTTCAAAGTCATTTGACGGTCGCGGCAACTACGCTATGGGCGTACGTGAGCAGATCATCTTCCCAGAAATCGATTATGATAAAATCGATAAAATTCGCGGTATGGATATTGTTATCACTACCACAGCGAACACTGACGAAGAAGGTCGTGCTTTGTTGAACGCTTTTAACTTCCCATTCAAAAGATAA
- the rplX gene encoding 50S ribosomal protein L24, with protein sequence MAAKIRREDEVVVLAGKDKGKRGKVTQVLPTGKLIVEGVNVIKKHQKPNPQLGVTGGIVEKEAPIQASNVAIFNPATGKADRVGFRFEDGKKVRFFKSNSELVK encoded by the coding sequence ATGGCAGCAAAAATCCGTCGTGAAGACGAAGTAGTCGTACTGGCCGGTAAAGACAAGGGTAAGCGCGGTAAAGTTACCCAGGTTCTGCCTACTGGCAAGTTGATTGTTGAAGGCGTTAACGTCATCAAGAAACACCAGAAACCTAACCCACAGTTAGGCGTTACCGGTGGTATTGTTGAAAAAGAAGCGCCGATTCAAGCATCTAATGTTGCGATCTTTAACCCTGCTACAGGCAAGGCAGATCGTGTTGGTTTCCGATTTGAAGATGGCAAAAAAGTCCGTTTCTTTAAATCGAACAGTGAACTCGTTAAGTAA